The stretch of DNA GGGGCGGCCCGGCCGGCGCCTTCGGCGCGGACGGCGCCGAAGGGGCGCCCGGTCAGCGGGGCGCGTCGTAGACCAGGGTGTAGCGCCAGAACAGGCGGCGACGGATCCGCGCCCCGGGCAGCTCCCGCGCGGCCGCGGCCCGGATCTCGGCCAGGGTCTCCCGCGGGTCGGCGGTGGGCGCCGCCATGTGCGGGGGCGGCGCGTCGGCGCGGGCCGGGTGCTTGACCAGCCCCACGACCGGGTTGGCGAGCGCGGCGGGCAGCGCGGCCAGCAGGTCGGCCGGTCCGGCCTCGCGGTAGCAGCCGACCACCACCAGCCGCCCGCCCGGCGCCAGGCAGCCGCGCAGCTCACGCAGGGTGGGCACCAGCGGGAGGTGGTGCAGGACGGCGACCAGGGTGACGGCGTCCCAGCGCCGCCGCGGGTCCCGGTCGGCGAAACCGGCCCGGACGATGGTGACCGCGGGGTCGGCGGCGAAGCGCTCCTGCGCCGCACGGGCGGTCGCCGGGTCCGGTTCGAGCCCGGTGACGGCGGCGCCCCGGTCGCGGAGCCGGGCGGCGAGGTTGCCCGTACCGCACCCGACGTCGAGCACGTCGCGGGCCCCGGACGCGGCCACCCGGCCGGCGGCCCAGCGCCCGTAGTGGTCGTTGTGGCTCCACGGATGCCGTCGGTTGAAGCGGTCGAGTCGGGAGAGCGGCACGCCGCCACGGTAGCGCCCTCCGGCGGCGGGCCGGTCACCGCCGTTCCCCTCGGCGCCGGAGCCGCCGCCCCGGGGCGCGGCGCGACGGCGCAGCAGCCGAAGCGGCGCCTTTCCACCTCTCCACGGTTCGAAGCGCTCATCGAGCCCTGCCCGCGGGGCCGGGTGGCCGCTCCCCCGCTTCCACCGAGGCCTGAGGCGGTGGAGCGGTGTCCGTCGGCCGCCGGAACCGGGATCGGAGGCCGCCGCCCGTCTTCCCTGCGTTCCCCGCGGCCGGGCCTGCTCCGCGGTCGGGCCGTACCCGCGCTCAGCGGGCGGCGCCGCCGTCGCCGAGGCCGAGGGAGGGCTGCCGCGCCCACACCTCGGCCGGCTCCAGGATCGGTCCGACCATCGAGTGCGCGCCGCTGAGGTAGCAGGCCCAGCGCAGCCCTTCGCAGTCGAAGGTGTCCTCCCACATCGCGTCCGCCCACACCTGGACCAGGTTGCCGCCCGCGCGGGTCACGTCCCACCAGGTCCACGAGCGCAGGTCGGGGTCGAAGGCGGAGAGGAGGTCCTGGACCGTCCACTCCGGGCCGCCGCAGTGCAGGGCGTGCCGGAGCCGGGCCTCCTCGCGGCCCTTCGTGCCCTCTTCACCGCGCACCCAGGCGGGCAGGGCGTCCTCCGGTAGCGGGTCGCCGTCGAAGCCGCCGCTGTCGGCGAGCGCGGCCCCGGCGCCGGCGAGCTCGCGGAGCCGGCGCGCGAACCGCTCCACCCGGTCCCAGCTCTCCACCTCGACGAGCAGGGTCGACAGCGGCCCGGGAGGGGCCTCCCCGGGTCGCTCCCGGATCCGGTCCGGTCCGCCGTCCACCACCATGGCGCCTCCCCGCTCTCCGTGCCCGTCCGTGCCCGTTCTCCGCGCACCTCCGCGGACACCGACGCGCCGGCCGGAGTGCGGGTTCCCGTCCGCTCCGGCGGCGTTCAAAATTCCGGGCGCGATCTTTGTGCGGATCGGCGGGCGACTCACCCGTTCCGCCCCGATAAGTTGCCGCTGCCAGCGAAAATCCGAGAAGGGCCGCTCGTGAAACTGCTCATCACCGGCATCACCACCCAGTCCTCCATGGCCTACGCCGTCGCCGAGGAGGCGATGAAGCAGGGCCACGAGGTGATCCTGTCCAACCCGCCGGGGCGGCAGCTGTCGATCCTGCGGCGCATCGCCAGGCGCCTGCCCGCCGAGCCGGTGGACGTCCTGGGCCTGGACGTCACCGACCCCGGCCAGATCACCGCGGCCGCCGAGGCGGTCGCCGGCCACTGGGACCACGTCGACGGGCTGCTGCACTCCATCGCCTACGCCCCGCAGGAAGCGCTGGGCGGCAACTTCCTCGACACCTCCTGGGAGGACGCGGCCACCGCGATCCACGTCTCCGGCTACTCCCTCAAGGCCCTCGCCGCCGGGTTCCGCGACCTGCTGGCCGCCGCGCCCGACGGCGCCGGCGTCGTGAGCCTGACCTTCGACGCGAGCCGGGCGTGGCCGGTCTACGACTGGATGGGCTCGGCCAAGGCCGTGCTGGAGAACTCCGCCAAGTACCTGGCCCGCGACCTCGGCCCGCAGAACATCCGGGTCAACGCGGTCAGCGCCGGCCCGATCAAGTCGCTGGCCGGCGGGTCGATCCCCGGCTTCGACGCGATCGCCGACGGCTGGGCCGGCTCGGCCCCGCTCGGCTGGGACACCGGCGACGCGACGGTCGTCGCCGGGCCCGCGCTGTTCCTGATGAGCCCCGCGGCCCGCGCGATCACCGGCACCACGCTGCACGTCGACGGCGGCTACCACGCCATGGGCGCCCCGGTCTCCGGCGCCTGACCCGGTCCCGGGGTGTGCGGCCGGCCACCCCCGGCGTGTACGGAATCGGTCACCGCCCGGCGCACCCGGGGTCCAGCATGGTGGCTCCAGTTCCACGCCGACCCCTTGGAGCCACCGTGCCGCGCAACTTCTCCGGGCAGTTCTCCTCCTGGCCGACCGACTTCGCGCTGATCGTCATCGGCCTGCTGCTGATCGTGGCCTGCGACCACATCGGCTGACCCGGCCGGCGCCGGCCGGGCGCTACGCCCGGTGGCCGCGGAGCCGGTCGGCGACCCAGTCGGGGCCGATCTCGCCGTCACCCCGCCCCAGGGCCACGTACAGGTCCTCCAGGTCGATGTGGCCGGCTGCGCGGGCGACCCCGGTCATCTCCCCCGACGCCTCGGCGTCGATCAGCGGGCCGCGCCCGATGAGCCCGGCCAGCAGGGAGCGGCCGGCCTCCTCGGCCTCCTCGCGCCGGCGCGCCCGGTGCCAGGTGGTGATGCCCATCCGCGCCTCGCCGGTCTTGGCCGACTCCAGCCACGCCTCGTCCGGCCCGGGGAAGGCCTTGGTGACGATCTGCACGGTGTCGCCGTCGCGCAGCCCGTGCGAGGGTGGCACGAACCGCCCGGCGATCATCGCCGCGGAGAACCGGTGCCCCACCTCGGCCCCAAGGGCGTAGGCCGCGTCCACCGGGGTGGAGTGCTCGGGCAGGGTGAGCACCCGCCCGTCGGTGGTCACCACGGTGATGCTGCCGACCAGGTCGGTGCGCATGCCGCGGAGCAGCTCCTGGGCGTCGGCCTGGTCCTGCCAGCCGAGCAGGCGGGTCAGCCAGTCGGGGTCGTTGGTGCGCTCCCGGGTCAGCCGGCCGTCCCGCCCGGTTCCCTGCCGGATCTCGGCCACGATGCCCAGGTCCGACACCAGCTGGGAGTGGGCGTCGCAGATGATGACCTGCATCGGCCCGGACCCGGTGTGCACCGTGGTGTGCAGCGCCTTGTACAGGTTGAACTTCGGGACGGCGATGAAGTCGCGGAACTTGCTGCGCTGGGGCTGCCAGCGGCGGTGCACCGCGCCCAGCGCGAGGTAGGCGTCGGGCTCCTGGCGGACCACGACCAGGAAGCGCACCGTGTCCAGCGGGGAGATGCGCTCGCCGAACCCGGAGGTGTGCACCGAGTACAGGTGGCGGTCGCGCACCTCCACGTCGGCGCGGACCCGGAACTCCGACAGCGCGTCGCGCAGGTTGCGGCGGACCGTGTGCACCCCGCCCAGTTCCTCGCCCTCGTAGCGGACCTTCTGCACCCGGGCCCGGGCGGCCTCGTGCGCCTCCGGCTCCAGGTAGGCGAAGCACAGGTCCTCGAGTTCGCGCTTGATCCGGTAGACGCCCAGCCGCTCGGCCAGCGGGATGAGCAGGTGCCGGGTCTCCTCGGAGATGCGGATCCGCTTGTGCGGCGGCTGGAACTGCAGGGTGCGCAGGTTGTGCAGCCGGTCGGCGAGCTTGATCAGCAGCACCCGCAGGTCCTCCCGGGCGCCCAGGACCATCTTGCGGATCGTCTCGCCCTTGGCGGCCTCGCCGTACTCGACCTTGTCGACCTTGGTCACCCCGTCGACCATCACCGCCACCTCGGGGCCGAACTCCGCGCCCAGGTGCGGGAGGCTGAACGGGGTGTCCTCCACGGTGTCGTGCAGCAGCGCGGCGACCAGGGTGGCGGTGTCCAGGCCCATCTCGGCCAGGATCATCGCCACCGCCAGCGGGTGGGTGATGTAGGGCTCGCCGCTCTTGCGCTTCTGCTCGCGGTGCAGGTACTCCGCCACCGAGTAGGCGCGTCCGAGCAGCACCGCGTCGGCCCGCGGGTACCAGCGCAGGTGCTCGGCCACGAGCCGTCGGGCCTCGGGGTCGGCGGGGCCGCGGGCCGCGAAGGCGGCGTTGAGCCCGCGCCACCACTCCGACGACGCGGTCAGGTCGGTGCTCGCCATGGGGCGATGCTACTCCCGGCCCCCGGCGCGGGTGGGGCCGATCCCGCAGGACGGGCCTCCGGCCGTTCCCCGCGGGGCCTCCGGCCCCGCCTCACCCCTGGGGCGGGCCGTCCCAGCGGGCCACCCCGGCCAGCCCGGAGACCTGCTCGGAGGTGTAGTGCGGCTGGTCGTCCCGCGGGCGCCAGTCGGCCAGGTGCACCACGCCGGGCGGCACCGGTTCGACGTCGGCGAAGAGCCCCTTGATCTCCTCCCGGGTGCGGACCCGCAGGTTCCCGCTGGAGGCGCGGTAGGCCTTGCTGGCGTAGTCGGCCCGCTCCGGGTGGGTGTCCGATTCGGCGTGGGTGATCGCCAGGTGCGAGCCGGGCGCGAGGAAGCCCAGGTGGCGGCGGAGCAGCGCGTGCGGCTCCCGGTCGTCGGTGACGAAGTGCAGGACGGCCAGCATCAGCAGCCCGACCGGGCGGTCCAGGTCGATCCGGGAGGTCAGTTCGGGGTGCGTGTAGATCGCCTCGGGGTCCAGCAGGTCGGCCTGGACCACGCCGGTCAGTTCGGGGTCGCCGGCCAGCAGCGCCTCGGCGTGCACCCGCACCGCCGGGTCGTGGTCGACGTAGACGACGCGGGCGCGCGGGTGGTGCCGGCGGGCCACCTCGTGCACCGGGTCCTGGGTGGGCAGGCCCGACCCGATGTCCACGAACTGGTCGATGCCCTGCTCGCAGAGGTAGTCCACCGCCCGGACCAGGAACATCCGGTTGGCCACGGCGCTCTGCCGGGTCTCCGGCAGGGCCTGCATGATCCGGTCGCCCATCTCCCGGTCGACCGCGTAGTTGTTCTTGCCGCCCAGGTAGTAGTCGTAGAGCCGGGCGGGGCTGGGCACGGTCGTGTCGATCCCCTCGGGGATGCCCGGCTGCGGCGGAGGCGTCTCGTTCATCGCGGAGCCCGTTTCGGTATGGGGGGCGGGGCCGGGGCCGGATGCCCCGGATCACCGCCACTGTAGGGGGACCGGGCGCCGGCCGCACCCGCCCGGAAAGCGCTCCGCCCGGGCGCGGACCCCGGCGGCGGGATCCCCGCCGATAGGGTGCGCGCCCCGCGCCGGACGGCTCCGGCGGGGCCGCACCCGGGGTCACCCCGCCCGCCTGCGGCCCCGCTTCAGCTCCCGCTCGAGGGCCCAGGCGTCGGCGACCGGCCCGAGGTGGCCGAGCTTGTCGGGGTTGCTCACCCCGCGGACGGTCTGCACCCGCCCGTCGAGCACGTCGAGGGCCAGGACGTGCAGCACCCTGCCGTCCCGGTCCCGGAAGACCGCGCCGGGCTGGCCGTTGACCTCGCACCGCTCGAAGGCCACGCCGATCCGGAGCAGGGTGGGGAAGAACCCGCCCAGCAGCCGGGCCACCCTGTCCGCGCCGACGACGGCCCTGGGCAGCTGCGGGGCCTTGCCGCCGCCGTCCCCGACCAGCCGCACGTCGGCGGCGAGCAGGGTCTGCAGCCCGCCCACGTCGCCGTTCTCCAGCGCGTCGAAGAACCGCGCGGCCAGTTCCCGCTGCTCGCCGCGGTCCGCCGCGAACCGCGGCCGCCCGGCCTCCATGTGCCGCCGCGCCCGCACCAGCAGCTGCCGGCAGGCCGCCTCCGAGCGGCCCACCGCCGCGGCGACCTCGTCGAACCCGAAGGCGAACACCTCCCGCAGCAGGAAGACCGCCCGCTCCAGCGGACTGAGCCGCTCCAGGAGCAGCAGCGCCGCCATCGACACCGAGTCGGCCAGCTCGGCCGAGCGCGCCGGGTCCTGGTAGGGGTCGTTCAGCAGCGGTTCGGGGAACCACGGCCCGACGTACTCCTCCCGGCGCACCCGCGCGGAGCGCAGCACGTCGATCGCGATCCGGGTCACCGTCGCGGACAGGAACGCCTTGGTGGAGGCGGGGCGGGTCGCCGAGGCGTCGAAGCGCAGCCACGCCTCCTGCACCGCGTCCTCGGCCTCGCTCACGCTGCCCAGGATCCGGTAGGCGATCGAGAACAGCAGCGGCCGCAGCTCCTCGAACTCCTCGACCTTGCTCACCCGGGTTCCCCTCTCCTGAAAGCCGCGCCCGCCGGCGCGGGCCCCTCCGTCGGTCGCCCCGTCGCCGGCGGCCCGGGGCCCGGTCGCGGGCCCCGGGCCGGTCTCCGGCGCTCTCCTCAGCCGAACTGCCCGGGCTGGTAGGAGCCGGCCGGCTGCTGCGTGATGACGTTCAGCCGGTTCACCGTGTTCATGAAGGACACCATGATCACCAGTGCGGTGAGCTGCTCTTCGTCGTAGTGCTTGGCGGCGCGCCGCCACACCTCGTCGCTCACCCCGCCGGCGGCGTCGGCGATCCGGGTGCCCTCCTCGGCGAGCTCCAGCGCGGCCCGCTCGGCCTCGGTGAAGACGGTGGCCTCCCGCCACGCCGCGACCAGGTTCAGCCGCACCGCGCTCTCGCCGGCCTCGGCGGCGTCCTTGGTGTGCATGTCGATGCAGAAGGCGCAGCCGTTGATCTGGCTGACCCGCAGCGCCACCAGTTCCTGCGTCTCTTCCGGCAGCGGCGAGGCCTTGAGCGCCTTGCCCGCCGCCATCACGTGCTTGACGACCTTGCTCGCGGTCGGGCTGGCGAAGTAGTCGAGTCGCGCTTCCATGGGGTGTTCTCCTCCGTGCTCGTCGATGCCTCCACCCCTTGAGACGGAACGGCCCGGCCCGCTGTGACACGAGCCGGCGCGACCCGCGTCACCGCGCCTTTCGAGAGGGGGGTCAGGCCCTCCCGATCCCCCGAAGTGAAGAGACCGAAACCGGCCCCGCCGCGGAGGACCAAAGCCGCGAACCCGGGCGTATCCGCGCGGCGGGGCGCCGATTTCCCGGCGGGACGATTCCCCGGGCCCGGCGCCGGGGGTAGCCACGGCTGCATAACCACGGCACAGAGCGAACACGACGCGAGCACCGTCACGACCCGGATCGTGGACCACTACGACGGCCGCAAGCGGGCCTGGGTGAAGGAGGCGGTCCGGCTGCTGCACGCCGACGCCGCCCGCTCCGCCGACACGCACGTCTTCCAGTTCCCGCTCCCCCGGGACTGGGGCATCGACCTCTACGTGAAGGACGAGTCGGTCCACCCCTCCGGAAGCCTGAAGCACCGCATGGCGCGAGCCCTGTCCCTGCACGCGCTGTGCACCGGGTGGATCGAACCGGACACGCACGTCTTCGAGGCGTCCAGCGGCTCCACGGCGGTCTCCGAGGCCTACTTCGCGCAGCTCCTCGGCCTGAAGTTCACCGCCGTGGTGCCGGCGAGCACCAGCCGGGAGAAGGTGGAGCTGATCAAGGCCTACGGGGGCGAGGTGCAGAACCCCGGCCCCGACGGCGACATCGAGAAGACCGCCGCCCGCCTGGCCGAAGAGTCCCCTACCGGCCATTTCATGGACCAGTTCACCTACGCCGAGCGCGCCTACGACTACCGGGACGACCACAACGTGGCCGCGACGATCTTCCGGCAGATCGCCGAGGAGCGCCACCCCGACCCCAAGTGGATCGTGGTGGGGGCGGGCACCGGCGGCACCAGCGCGACCATCGGCCGCCACATCAGGTTCAGCCGCCGCGACACCCGGGTGTGCGTCGTCGACCCGCAGAACTCGGCGTTCTTCCCCAACTGGACGGCCAACCTGGGCCGCCCCAAGAGCCGCTGGCCGAAGGACCCGTCGGCCTGGACCAAGGGGAGCCCGTCGCACATCGAGGGGATCGGGCGCCCCGCGGTCGAGCCGTCGTTCCTGCCCGCGGTGGTGGACCGGATGATCTCGGTCCCCGACGCCGCCTCGATCGCCGCCATGCGCCTGCTCCTGTCCCGCCTCCG from Nocardiopsis composta encodes:
- a CDS encoding RelA/SpoT family protein, yielding MASTDLTASSEWWRGLNAAFAARGPADPEARRLVAEHLRWYPRADAVLLGRAYSVAEYLHREQKRKSGEPYITHPLAVAMILAEMGLDTATLVAALLHDTVEDTPFSLPHLGAEFGPEVAVMVDGVTKVDKVEYGEAAKGETIRKMVLGAREDLRVLLIKLADRLHNLRTLQFQPPHKRIRISEETRHLLIPLAERLGVYRIKRELEDLCFAYLEPEAHEAARARVQKVRYEGEELGGVHTVRRNLRDALSEFRVRADVEVRDRHLYSVHTSGFGERISPLDTVRFLVVVRQEPDAYLALGAVHRRWQPQRSKFRDFIAVPKFNLYKALHTTVHTGSGPMQVIICDAHSQLVSDLGIVAEIRQGTGRDGRLTRERTNDPDWLTRLLGWQDQADAQELLRGMRTDLVGSITVVTTDGRVLTLPEHSTPVDAAYALGAEVGHRFSAAMIAGRFVPPSHGLRDGDTVQIVTKAFPGPDEAWLESAKTGEARMGITTWHRARRREEAEEAGRSLLAGLIGRGPLIDAEASGEMTGVARAAGHIDLEDLYVALGRGDGEIGPDWVADRLRGHRA
- a CDS encoding SAM-dependent methyltransferase; this encodes MNETPPPQPGIPEGIDTTVPSPARLYDYYLGGKNNYAVDREMGDRIMQALPETRQSAVANRMFLVRAVDYLCEQGIDQFVDIGSGLPTQDPVHEVARRHHPRARVVYVDHDPAVRVHAEALLAGDPELTGVVQADLLDPEAIYTHPELTSRIDLDRPVGLLMLAVLHFVTDDREPHALLRRHLGFLAPGSHLAITHAESDTHPERADYASKAYRASSGNLRVRTREEIKGLFADVEPVPPGVVHLADWRPRDDQPHYTSEQVSGLAGVARWDGPPQG
- a CDS encoding class I SAM-dependent methyltransferase, with translation MPLSRLDRFNRRHPWSHNDHYGRWAAGRVAASGARDVLDVGCGTGNLAARLRDRGAAVTGLEPDPATARAAQERFAADPAVTIVRAGFADRDPRRRWDAVTLVAVLHHLPLVPTLRELRGCLAPGGRLVVVGCYREAGPADLLAALPAALANPVVGLVKHPARADAPPPHMAAPTADPRETLAEIRAAAARELPGARIRRRLFWRYTLVYDAPR
- a CDS encoding PLP-dependent cysteine synthase family protein codes for the protein MTTAQSEHDASTVTTRIVDHYDGRKRAWVKEAVRLLHADAARSADTHVFQFPLPRDWGIDLYVKDESVHPSGSLKHRMARALSLHALCTGWIEPDTHVFEASSGSTAVSEAYFAQLLGLKFTAVVPASTSREKVELIKAYGGEVQNPGPDGDIEKTAARLAEESPTGHFMDQFTYAERAYDYRDDHNVAATIFRQIAEERHPDPKWIVVGAGTGGTSATIGRHIRFSRRDTRVCVVDPQNSAFFPNWTANLGRPKSRWPKDPSAWTKGSPSHIEGIGRPAVEPSFLPAVVDRMISVPDAASIAAMRLLLSRLRHRAGPSTGTNLWGALRIVAEMLSDGEQGSVVMLMCDQGERYMHNYYDDTWVGQRLKLDLAPYTAALEDFLSTGRWNEPAPTTVPAARKA
- the fabI gene encoding enoyl-ACP reductase FabI; its protein translation is MKLLITGITTQSSMAYAVAEEAMKQGHEVILSNPPGRQLSILRRIARRLPAEPVDVLGLDVTDPGQITAAAEAVAGHWDHVDGLLHSIAYAPQEALGGNFLDTSWEDAATAIHVSGYSLKALAAGFRDLLAAAPDGAGVVSLTFDASRAWPVYDWMGSAKAVLENSAKYLARDLGPQNIRVNAVSAGPIKSLAGGSIPGFDAIADGWAGSAPLGWDTGDATVVAGPALFLMSPAARAITGTTLHVDGGYHAMGAPVSGA
- a CDS encoding carboxymuconolactone decarboxylase family protein, translated to MEARLDYFASPTASKVVKHVMAAGKALKASPLPEETQELVALRVSQINGCAFCIDMHTKDAAEAGESAVRLNLVAAWREATVFTEAERAALELAEEGTRIADAAGGVSDEVWRRAAKHYDEEQLTALVIMVSFMNTVNRLNVITQQPAGSYQPGQFG
- a CDS encoding RNA polymerase sigma-70 factor, translating into MSKVEEFEELRPLLFSIAYRILGSVSEAEDAVQEAWLRFDASATRPASTKAFLSATVTRIAIDVLRSARVRREEYVGPWFPEPLLNDPYQDPARSAELADSVSMAALLLLERLSPLERAVFLLREVFAFGFDEVAAAVGRSEAACRQLLVRARRHMEAGRPRFAADRGEQRELAARFFDALENGDVGGLQTLLAADVRLVGDGGGKAPQLPRAVVGADRVARLLGGFFPTLLRIGVAFERCEVNGQPGAVFRDRDGRVLHVLALDVLDGRVQTVRGVSNPDKLGHLGPVADAWALERELKRGRRRAG